In a single window of the Nicotiana tomentosiformis chromosome 8, ASM39032v3, whole genome shotgun sequence genome:
- the LOC104089325 gene encoding kinesin-like protein KIN-14J, with the protein MNPEAATENGDSASLNEILNCDVSDRVEIFRVAAEDNLAGSKLPDGIQSKHGFADIPAAKISELMKLNSLESASTHSLFSVVNNILDDSIERKNGDIPQCVASLVKLVVQEIEERVSKQADNLRKQNGLYKSREERYQSRIKALETLAVGTTEEHEVVMKKLQQIKIEKAKIEEKEKLQEQDLIRLMKDKDHCEMQISSLIAELESSKHAHEKDHLQLKAHAEQTRAESEIKILELQGLLNESTKKVQELEAFSESKLVSLKRRELGYKHFIDSHFGSLQELRIASESIRQEVMRTKEVYVEELNHFGFNLKGLVDAAQNYHTVLDENRKLYNEVQDLKGNIRVYSRIRPFLPGQSQKLTTIEYIGENGELVVTNPSKQGKDSHRLFKFNKVFAPAATQEEVFQDTQPLIRSVLDGFNVCIFAYGQTGSGKTYTMSGPSMSSVEDWGVNYRALNDLFNISQSRKSSIAYEIGVQMVEIYNEQVRDLLCSDTSQKRLGIWSTTQPNGLAVPDASMHPVKSTADVLELMNTGLMNRAVGATALNERSSRSHSILTVHVRGMDLETNAILRGCLHLVDLAGSERVDRSEATGDRLREAQHINKSLSALGDVIFALAQKSSHVPYRNSKLTQVLQSSLGGQAKTLMFVQLNPDVESYSETISTLKFAERVSGVELGAARNNKEGRGIKELMDQVANLKNTMAKKDEEIGRLRALKTNGNGERRSVSSTRHGSASPRRHSLGGPRASQIFSGERSSRPTQKAASDVDNSSEYSDRQSDTGSQQSMDDFRHHRDFFRQSRLAVVDAGLNLGEETDSRATVRGECQNPNEDVVLIGFDDADSEERLSDISDGVLSMGTETDGSINSIVEYTLFPETAKPPSETPEKPPVPAKLPRPTQKKVQTGSSRLSSLHKSTPKVPSSKKSTASNTSTVKSSKRWQ; encoded by the exons ATGAATCCAGAAGCTGCAACTGAAAATGGAGACTCAGCCAGTTTAAATGAAATTCTTAACTGCGACGTGTCTGATAGAGTTGAAATTTTCAGAGTGGCTGCAGAAG ACAATCTTGCTGGGAGTAAATTGCCTGATGGGATCCAATCAAAGCATGGTTTTGCTGATATTCCAGCTGCTAAGATCTCAGAGCTGATGAAACTAAACAGCTTAGAG AGTGCCTCCACTCATTCGCTTTTCAGTGTTGTGAATAATATTTTGGATGACAGCATTGAGAGAAAGAATGGCGATATACCTCAG TGTGTGGCCTCCCTGGTGAAGTTAGTTGTACAAGAGATTGAAGAACGAGTTTCAAAACAAGCTGATAATTTGCGAAAG CAAAATGGTTTGTACAAGTCTCGTGAGGAGAGATATCAATCAAGAATTAAAGCACTTGAAACCCTTGCTGTGGGGACCACTGAGGAACATGAG GTTGTTATGAAGAAGCTTCAACAGATAAAG ATTGAGAAGGCCAAAATTGAAGAGAAGGAAAAACTTCAAGAGCAAGATTTAATCAGGTTAATGAAAGATAAGGATCATTGTGAGATGCAAATATCCTCATTGATAGCTGAGCTTGAATCATCCAAACATGCACATGAGAAGGATCATTTACAATTGAAAGCGCACGCGGAGCAAACTCGGGCCGAGTCAGAGATCAAGATACTGGAACTTCAGGGTCTGCTGAATGAATCAACAAAGAAAGTGCAAGAACTTGAGGCATTTTCAGAATCCAAGTTGGTGAGCCTGAAAAGAAGAGAACTTGGCTACAAACACTTCATAGACTCTCATTTTGGATCTCTGCAG GAATTGAGGATAGCATCTGAGTCTATAAGGCAGGAGGTGATGAGGACCAAGGAGGTTTACGTCGAAGAACTTAACCACTTTG GGTTCAATCTTAAGGGACTGGTTGATGCTGCTCAGAATTACCACACAGTGCTTGATGAAAATAGGAAGTTGTATAATGAAGTTCAAGATTTGAAAG GTAACATTAGAGTTTATAGTCGAATAAGGCCATTCCTTCCGGGCCAAAGCCAAAAATTGACAACCATTGAGTACATTGGTGAGAATGGGGAACTGGTTGTTACTAATCCCTCCAAACAAGGGAAAGATAGTCACCGTCTTTTCAAATTCAACAAGGTCTTTGCACCTGCAGCCACTCAAG AGGAGGTATTTCAGGACACTCAACCATTAATCAGGTCTGTTTTGGATGGGTTCAATGTCTGCATTTTTGCTTATGGTCAGACTGGTTCCGGAAAAACATATACCATG AGTGGTCCAAGCATGTCATCGGTGGAGGATTGGGGGGTCAACTATCGAGCTCTGAATGATCTATTCAACATCTCCCAAAGTAGGAAAAGCTCCATTGCATATGAAATTGGCGTTCAAATGGTTGAGATATACAATGAGCAAGTGCGTGACTTGCTTTGCAGTGATACTTCACAAAAACGA CTTGGGATTTGGAGTACTACTCAGCCCAATGGATTAGCTGTCCCAGATGCTAGCATGCATCCTGTCAAATCAACCGCAGATGTCTTAGAATTGATGAATACTGGCTTGATGAATAGAGCTGTTGGTGCTACTGCTTTAAATGAAAGAAGCAGCCGGTCTCATAG CATCCTTACCGTTCATGTACGTGGTATGGACTTGGAAACAAATGCTATTCTACGAGGTTGCTTGCATTTGGTAGATCTGGCTGGCAGTGAAAGAGTAGATCGGTCCGAAGCCACAGGGGATCGTTTACGGGAAGCACAACATATAAACAAATCCTTATCGGCTCTTGGAGATGTGATCTTTGCATTGGCACAAAAAAGTTCTCATGTGCCATACAGAAATAGTAAACTAACTCAAGTTCTTCAAAGCTCCCTTG GAGGCCAGGCAAAGACACTTATGTTTGTACAGCTCAATCCTGATGTGGAGTCCTACTCAGAAACCATAAGCACCCTGAAGTTTGCTGAGAGAGTATCTGGAGTGGAGTTGGGTGCAGCACGGAATAATAAAGAGGGTCGAGGTATTAAAGAGCTTATGGATCAG GTAGCTAACTTAAAAAACACAATGGCAAAGAAGGACGAGGAAATTGGGCGGCTGCGCGCTCTCAAAACCAATGGCAATGGTGAGAGGCGTAGTGTGAGCTCAACCAGGCATGGCTCTGCCTCTCCAAGAAGGCATTCTTTAGGTGGTCCACGAGCAAGCCAAATATTTTCTGGAGAGAGAAGCTCAAGACCTACTCAGAAAGCTGCTTCTGACGTGGACAATAGTTCGGAATACAGCGACAGACAATCTGACACTGGCTCTCAGCAATCAATGGATGACTTTAGGCATCACAGAGATTTCTTTAGACAATCCAGGCTTGCTGTAGTAGATGCTGGTCTAAATTTGGGTGAAGAGACTGATTCAAGGGCCACTGTTAGAGGAGAATGTCAGAATCCTAATGAAGATGTGGTGCTCATCGGATTTGATGATGCAGATTCTGAAGAGAGATTAAGTGACATATCTGATGGTGTGCTTTCAATGGGAACTGAGACTGATGGTTCAATCAATAGCATCGTAGAATACACTCTTTTCCCAGAAACGGCAAAGCCACCTTCAGAGACCCCAGAGAA GCCTCCTGTACCTGCTAAACTTCCACGGCCCACACAAAAGAAGGTGCAAACAGGATCTTCTCGGTTGTCATCATTGCATAAGAGCACCCCTAAAGTCCCGA GTTCTAAAAAATCCACTGCCAGCAACACTTCTACAGTTAAGTCTTCCAAAAGATGGCAATAG